Within Vannielia litorea, the genomic segment ATGGCGATGAAGACCAGCCCGGGGTTCTGGAAGGTCAGCAGGTTGACCGGCTTGTCGACGATGCCGACGCCCTGCATCATCGAGTTGAGAAAGCCCGACTGCTCGAAGATCGCCAGCCAGATCAGGCCGGCGGCGAGGTCGGAGATGCCCAGCGGGATGGTCCAGACGTAGAGCACCAGGTCGCGGCCGCGCTTCATCTTGGTGACCATGGTGGCCATCAGCAGCGAGAGTGCCAGCTGGATCGGCACGACGGCTGCGGCCAGCAGCAGGGTGTTCTTCAGCGAGATCGGAAACTTCCAGTAGCTCACCACCTCGCGGAAGTTGTCCATCGTGAAGCCCGCGCCGGTGGTGAAGGCCTGCTTTGCGACCAGCACGAAGGGGTAGATGAAGAACAGGCACAGAAACAGCGTCACCGGCAGGATCAGCACGTAAGGCAATATTCGAGCGTTCATGGAATCGCTCCTTGTTCCGACGCATGTCGCGCCTTGGGTGGGATCATCGGGGGCAGGGGGTGTGTCCGGACCCAGGGGAGCCCGGACACGAGGGGTGAGAGGGGGCAGGGAGGCCCCCTCCGGGAGGTCACTCGACCGGGCATGCGCCTTCGGACGGGGCGTCCGGGGCCCAGCAGGGGGCGCCGGTCTCGTTCATGATCGCCGCGAGGCGGCCCTTCTGATCTTCCAGCACGGCTTCGATCGGCTGGCCGGCGAGCACGATCCGCTCGAAGGTGTCGACGTAGATGCGGTTGAAGTCGCCGCCCATCTCGCCGAGGCCGGCGGGCAGGAGGCCCGGGTTGGCATCGGCAGAGGCCGACATCTTGGCCACGGCCTCACCGGCGGCCTTGACCGAGGGCGGCAGGTCGTCGGGCAGGTCGACATCGACCACCGGGAAGAAGTTGGTGGCCTTCAGCGTGGCGATCTGGGTTTCGGGCTTCATCAGATGCGCCAGGAGGGCCTTGGAGGCCTCCATGTCGGGCGCGGTGCGCGGGATGGCGACACCGGCCAGAACCGGCATGAAGCCGCGACCCTTGGGGCCTGCGGGCGCCGGGAAGGCGACAAAATCGTCGGGCCGCTCGTTGAAGGCATTGGCCAGGCGCGAGGTGTGATCGAAGACGATCCAGGCGTCACCGGAGAGCAGTTGCTCCTGCATGAAGGAGAAGTTGGTCGAGCCGGGGTTGGTGTGCGCCCAGAGCTCCTTCATCTTTTCCCAGGCGGTGACCGCGTCGGCCGAGGCGAAGGTGCGCACCACGCCGTCGGTGTAGGACGGGTAGAGATAGCCCTGGAAGAAGCGGTGCTTCAGGCCCTTGGGGCCGGCGGGGAAGCCGAACTTGGGCTCGCCTGCCGCCTCATGCGCGTTGGCCGCCCATTCGATCAGCTGGTCATAGGTCAGCGCGTCGATATCGGCGCCCTCGGGGAGATACTGCAGCGCCTCCTTGTTGGCCGCCATGATGTAGCTGGCCTGCATCCAGGGCATGTACTGCAGGGTGTCGGTGCCGAGCTTGGCGAGATCGTTGAAGGTGCCCGAAGCCGACATCATGCCGGTATCGCCAAGGTCGACGAGGTCATCGGGGTTCATCGCGGAGAAGTTGCCGTGCAGCGCGCCGAGGAGTCCGATGCTGCCCGATCCGGCTTGAAGCTCGGCGTCGAGGCGGGTGATGAAGGGGCCAAGCTCGTTGGACTGGTAGTCGACGGCGTCGTCATGGCTGGAGAGCACCTGGTCGCGCATCGCCTGCT encodes:
- a CDS encoding ABC transporter substrate-binding protein, translating into MSFHTKIAGAASGIAIAVAAGAVQAEVLFWSTQANPVEEQQAMRDQVLSSHDDAVDYQSNELGPFITRLDAELQAGSGSIGLLGALHGNFSAMNPDDLVDLGDTGMMSASGTFNDLAKLGTDTLQYMPWMQASYIMAANKEALQYLPEGADIDALTYDQLIEWAANAHEAAGEPKFGFPAGPKGLKHRFFQGYLYPSYTDGVVRTFASADAVTAWEKMKELWAHTNPGSTNFSFMQEQLLSGDAWIVFDHTSRLANAFNERPDDFVAFPAPAGPKGRGFMPVLAGVAIPRTAPDMEASKALLAHLMKPETQIATLKATNFFPVVDVDLPDDLPPSVKAAGEAVAKMSASADANPGLLPAGLGEMGGDFNRIYVDTFERIVLAGQPIEAVLEDQKGRLAAIMNETGAPCWAPDAPSEGACPVE
- a CDS encoding carbohydrate ABC transporter permease, which translates into the protein MNARILPYVLILPVTLFLCLFFIYPFVLVAKQAFTTGAGFTMDNFREVVSYWKFPISLKNTLLLAAAVVPIQLALSLLMATMVTKMKRGRDLVLYVWTIPLGISDLAAGLIWLAIFEQSGFLNSMMQGVGIVDKPVNLLTFQNPGLVFIAIALAEIWRATAIMLVILVAGIGLIPKEYYEAAEVFGASPWKRFLRITLPMLRPSLQTALVLRVIMAFEVFAVVAALGGTLFPVLMGETYAYQFDLLNNGAAAAMALIILVISIAATLVILRALRVPKGATI